The Salicibibacter halophilus DNA window GCAACATATTCACGTCATTGGTCATTCGCGACATTAAGTCTCCGGTGCGATTATGATCAAAAAAGGAAACATCGGCGTGTTGCATGTGGCTGTATAATTCATTACGGAGCGTATAAAGCGCCCGTTGTCCAACAATGGCCATGATATAACTACCCGCAAATTGAAAACCGATAAGGAGGGCGGCGCCGCCAATAATACCGGCAATCACCCAAGCAAGCATGTCCAATTGTTCTTCGGGAATGACCACATCGATCGTATATTGGATGAACTGAGGAATCGCAAACTCAATCGAAGCGACGAACAACACTGCAATAACAGCGATGAAAATCAACCGCCAATGCGGACGCACACGGGAAAACAAGTCCTTAAACATTTGCCGCACGCTTTGTTTCCGTGGTTTTGTATCTAAAGCACTTTTGTGCATGCCCCCCCTCCTTTCACGAAAAATCCCTCTCGAGACTCCTGCCTCTAACATAGGGAAGACGCACACGTGGCGGTTCTTAGCCGGCCTTCCGACGCACAGGAAGTGCTAGTGCCGGCGTTGCCACAGGACGTGGCGGTTCTTAGCCGGCCTTCCTTCATACACACTAGCCGAAAAGAAGTTTAACTGTCAAAAGAAAGAAAAGGGAAATGAAGGGCGTCCGTACCCAGGGTAAGCCAACCGATGGGAGTAGAAAATTCAACCACGCAGCACTAGCTTTTGCCTTCCATCGTTGAATCATGCTTTCGGTATGTAAAAAGCGGTTGTCCCGGCCACCCCCAAGTGATATCTTCCTTTGCGCACTAATATACTATATGGCTCAATGAAGTACATATGTTTATTGTTCATTTGATTAAAAGGGGATTGAATCGGGAATAGGAAAACAAAAACAGAGGTGATCCATATGCCATGGAACATGCACGATTATCCCAGTTCTTGGAAGAACATGGATCGAGCGGTTCGAAAAAAAGCCATTGAAATAGGTAATGCCATGCTTGAGGATGGCCATGATGAAGGAAGGGCTATTCCGATTGCTACCGAGCAAGCAAAGGAATGGCATCAAAATGCCAGTAATTCGGAAATTGATCAGTATTTAAAAGATGACGATACGACCCCGGAAAAAGATAGGTACGGCAGTCGCCCGGAATTGCTTGAACGCCCGCAATTTGTCACTCCCCATCCCGATGGGGGCTGGGCTGTACAAGCGAAGGTGCTCACCAACCATCGGAAGTGTTTGAAATTAAAAAAGAGGCAATTACACGCGGACGTGAAATTGCCCGAAATAAAGGAACACAGCTGATCATCCATCGGGAGGATGACAGTATAGAAGAAAAATACAATTATGAACGGTGAAAACTTAGAAAGATGGAGTTGGAATGTGTTTTCTTGCTGTCGTATTCCGCGCACTTCGAATAGGATCTCCCCATCTGGACAAATCAAAACGAGCCTCCCGCACTGCACTGTGGGCGGGAGGCTCGTGATTCTTCTTCTGTGAACGTTAGCTTGTCACTTCTGCACGTGCTTTTTGGGCAGCATTGACCATTTTTTTCAGTGCGGCAACGGTTTCTTCCTCATTACGGGTTTTTAAACCGCAGTCCGGATTGACCCAGAAAAGATCGTCAGGAAGAACGCTGAGCGCACGGCGGATGATGTGTAGCATCTCCTCTTCCGATGGCACTCGGGGGCTATGAATGTCGTAAACCCCGAGGCCGATGCCCTTGTCATAAACATTCTCTTCGAACGTCTCCAGAATATCTCCTTGACTTCGGGAAGTTTCAATGGAGATAACATCGGCATCAAGGGCGCTGATGGCGTTGATGATATCCTGAAATTCACTGTAGCACATATGAGTGTGAATTTGGGTTGTGTTTTTCACATAGGAAGAACTGAGTCTGAACGCTTGCACCGCCCATTCCAAATAGGTTGGCCAATCCTCGCGTTTTAGCGGAAGTCCTTCGCGCAGGGCAGGTTCATCGATTTGAATCATTTCGATGCCGGCATCTTCCAAGGCGCTTACTTCTTCTTTCATCGCTTCTGCAATTTGAAACGCAACTTGTTGATTCGGTAGATCGTCGCGTTCAAAGGACCAATTAAGAATGGTGACGGGACCGGTTAGCATGCCTTTGACAGGTTTGTCTGTCAATGACTGGGCATAGACAGTTTCTTCCACGGTCATGGGTTCTTTAAAACGTACATCTCCGTAGATAATCGGAGGTTTCACTCCGCGAGAACCGTAGGATTGTACCCAGGCATTTTTTGTAAAAGCAAAACCTTCAAGGCGTTCACCAAAGAATTCGACCATATCGTTTCGCTCAAATTCTCCATGAACGAGCACGTCCAAGCCGATCGCTTCCTGGTGGTCAATCCACGTCTTGATATGGGATTGGATGGCGGATTGATATTCCGACCGTGTAAGTTCTCCTTTTTTCAAGCGGGCACGTAAGCGGCGAACATCCCGCGTTTGCGGAAAACTTCCAATCGTTGTCGTAGGAAGCTTAGGCAATGGCCACTTTTCTAATTGTTTTTTTCTGCGTTCTTCATAACTTAGTGGGCGGCTAACTCCCTTAGAGGTTGCCGTATCCGGTTCTTCCTTTCGCCATCCCTTTGTTCTAAGGGCAGCAAAAATTTCCTCGTTGTCCTCCAATATTTTGTCCGTCGCTTCAGGTTTTTCAACTTCTAAATATTGCAGGGTACGAAGCTCTTCCATTTTCTCGTCTGCGAAGGACAGGGCTTGTTTTAAGGTTGCATCAAGCGCTGGTTCATTTTCCACGGTTACAGGCGTATGTAGCAAGTTCGCGGAAGGTTGAAGCCAAACCTTATCGTTATCCGCATTTTTTTGAATTTCCTTTAAAAGCGCGAGCTTATCTTTAAGTTTTGCTTTCCAAATATTGCGGCCGTCGATCACGCCTGCTCCGAGCACTTTATCTTTCGGGAAGCCGTGTGTTTGCAAGGCATGCAGATTCTTGCCTCGATCATGGACAAAATCCAATCCGATGCCGGCAACCGGGAGTTCGCTGACTTTTTCATAGTGGCTGACCGCTTCAAAATACGTTTGTAATAAAACATTGAGTTGCGGAACTTCT harbors:
- the metE gene encoding 5-methyltetrahydropteroyltriglutamate--homocysteine S-methyltransferase, whose protein sequence is MKTSLLGYPRIGEKREWKKALEAHWAGNLSSEDLHAEMKAIRLNHLKKQQDAGIEMIPVGDFTYYDHILDAAAMFGLVPDRFEYNGGKVSLETYFDMARGNKDVPASEMTKWYNTNYHYIVPEIENTTPTLTANYLLDAYKEAKEELGIEGKPVIIGPYSFLKLAKHYKNDAFPELLTQLTDVYVQLFQALADEGAQWVQVDEPSLVTTIPEADLPLLSKVYDTLQKEVPQLNVLLQTYFEAVSHYEKVSELPVAGIGLDFVHDRGKNLHALQTHGFPKDKVLGAGVIDGRNIWKAKLKDKLALLKEIQKNADNDKVWLQPSANLLHTPVTVENEPALDATLKQALSFADEKMEELRTLQYLEVEKPEATDKILEDNEEIFAALRTKGWRKEEPDTATSKGVSRPLSYEERRKKQLEKWPLPKLPTTTIGSFPQTRDVRRLRARLKKGELTRSEYQSAIQSHIKTWIDHQEAIGLDVLVHGEFERNDMVEFFGERLEGFAFTKNAWVQSYGSRGVKPPIIYGDVRFKEPMTVEETVYAQSLTDKPVKGMLTGPVTILNWSFERDDLPNQQVAFQIAEAMKEEVSALEDAGIEMIQIDEPALREGLPLKREDWPTYLEWAVQAFRLSSSYVKNTTQIHTHMCYSEFQDIINAISALDADVISIETSRSQGDILETFEENVYDKGIGLGVYDIHSPRVPSEEEMLHIIRRALSVLPDDLFWVNPDCGLKTRNEEETVAALKKMVNAAQKARAEVTS